In Candidatus Latescibacter sp., a single genomic region encodes these proteins:
- a CDS encoding four helix bundle suffix domain-containing protein, which translates to MKKETYNRTYESASSDNDNQNPRLIPSHGGYRKLRSFQTAQLVYDATVIFCGRFIDKHSRTYDQMIQAARSGVQNIAEGSMASATSKKTELRLTSVARASLEELLLDYEDFLRQRALLIWAKDSPEALKVRERYRLIQLDKSDKSDRSDMSEKSGRIDSYGIATVSSEIAANTMICLINQASYLLGRQLQKLEQTFLEEGGFSERLYRERSRIRRNND; encoded by the coding sequence ATGAAAAAGGAAACGTACAACAGGACTTATGAGTCCGCATCCTCTGACAACGACAACCAAAACCCCCGACTAATTCCCTCTCATGGCGGCTACCGTAAATTGAGGAGTTTTCAGACCGCACAGCTTGTGTACGATGCCACAGTCATCTTCTGTGGACGCTTTATTGATAAACACTCCCGCACTTACGATCAGATGATTCAGGCAGCGCGCAGTGGGGTACAGAATATCGCCGAAGGCAGTATGGCTTCAGCGACCTCAAAAAAGACCGAACTTAGACTAACTAGTGTGGCTAGGGCGAGCCTTGAGGAACTGCTTCTGGATTACGAAGATTTCCTTCGCCAGCGGGCATTGCTTATCTGGGCGAAGGATTCTCCAGAGGCATTGAAAGTGAGAGAGCGATATCGGTTGATTCAGTTAGATAAATCTGACAAATCGGACAGGTCAGACATGTCAGAAAAGTCGGGCCGAATAGATTCTTATGGGATTGCCACCGTTTCATCAGAAATTGCGGCAAACACGATGATCTGCCTGATCAATCAGGCCAGTTACCTCTTGGGTCGGCAACTCCAAAAACTTGAGCAGACATTTCTCGAAGAAGGAGGTTTTTCCGAGCGGCTTTATCGAGAAAGATCACGAATACGCAGGAACAACGATTAA
- a CDS encoding Gfo/Idh/MocA family oxidoreductase — protein sequence MPEKTIPASAKIIRVGVCGTGPFSFYGTFNSVINNTFREYNNLNMRVTHIWGDDYRKNYRGSPEYVKKMLDFWGSEKQSPHGLAKLCGIPNVCKDFHEMVNEVDAAMIMDFDRAYELAEPFLKRGLPIFICSPVAVSMPECEKILDLAAKNGAAVHTGAYSQSLYENRLRCDFVKRDSIASFFASTSFAFYTSYAPDALDPVHWLIGPGVRKVALHGWDGSKGYDPTGIPVSRIHLEYEPRGNKPPIQGLVTLGGHQKASEWYKVYYHDHTVLEGITQTNWGKHELTCRDFIMDIQQVFATNKSIETRADILNKLRVLIAAYKSANEGNRPVLVSEVGDYRLPTVRIEKWDEIPK from the coding sequence ATGCCCGAAAAAACTATACCTGCTTCTGCAAAAATTATTCGAGTTGGTGTGTGCGGGACAGGGCCGTTTTCCTTTTACGGCACGTTCAACTCGGTGATCAACAACACCTTCCGTGAGTACAACAACCTGAACATGCGGGTCACCCACATCTGGGGTGACGATTACCGCAAGAACTACCGGGGGTCGCCAGAGTATGTCAAGAAGATGCTCGATTTCTGGGGCAGCGAGAAGCAATCGCCGCATGGGCTTGCCAAGCTTTGCGGCATCCCCAACGTCTGCAAAGACTTCCATGAAATGGTGAACGAGGTGGACGCCGCCATGATCATGGATTTTGACCGGGCGTACGAGCTCGCCGAACCATTCCTCAAACGTGGGCTGCCCATCTTCATCTGCTCGCCGGTTGCGGTGAGTATGCCAGAGTGCGAGAAGATACTCGATCTCGCCGCAAAAAACGGCGCTGCTGTGCACACCGGGGCTTACAGCCAGAGCCTCTACGAGAACCGTCTCCGCTGTGACTTCGTGAAGCGCGATAGCATCGCGTCGTTCTTCGCCTCAACCTCGTTCGCTTTCTACACTTCGTACGCGCCGGACGCCCTCGATCCCGTCCACTGGCTCATCGGGCCGGGGGTGCGGAAGGTCGCACTTCACGGCTGGGACGGTTCGAAAGGGTATGACCCCACCGGGATCCCGGTCTCGCGCATCCACCTTGAATACGAGCCGCGTGGGAACAAACCGCCCATCCAGGGGTTGGTCACTCTCGGCGGGCATCAGAAAGCGAGCGAGTGGTATAAGGTATACTACCATGACCACACAGTACTGGAGGGAATCACTCAGACAAACTGGGGTAAGCACGAGCTCACCTGCCGCGACTTCATAATGGATATCCAGCAGGTTTTCGCCACAAACAAGTCCATCGAGACCCGCGCCGATATCCTCAACAAGCTCCGAGTGCTCATCGCCGCGTACAAGTCGGCGAACGAGGGGAACCGTCCGGTGCTCGTAAGCGAGGTGGGCGACTACCGCCTCCCGACTGTTCGGATCGAGAAATGGGATGAGATACCGAAATAA
- a CDS encoding TIM barrel protein, which produces MPLVFSRRKALLTGMAAGMYLCSARIPKVSGQNPNSRKQPEGNTAPGPTSVRLAIHIMREKGESPEAMIRRVRESGYTAVKGARHPGGNVGEPWNSMTQAERGEVVKACRKYDMIIYEVGGYTNLITPNTAKRNENLARLAHCLEVAESVSCPMVGTVAGTRDPKTLINVHPENWTAATWKLLIQSLKQVLKDTSGMKAVIGMEAQVTTIIDSPRAHRRLMDDLGDPRLKVNLDPVNMISLPQYYHTTELINECFDLLGEDIVACHAKDTQVIPDQQTLHIQEVCPGRGVYDFRTYLLRMSRLKSPRALEPEHIPEEEYPEAKAYLEKTAAEAGVKMYGG; this is translated from the coding sequence ATGCCGCTTGTTTTTTCACGACGAAAGGCTCTCCTTACAGGAATGGCAGCCGGAATGTATCTATGCTCTGCACGGATCCCGAAGGTTTCGGGACAGAATCCGAACAGCCGGAAACAACCGGAAGGGAATACTGCTCCCGGTCCAACATCTGTGCGCCTGGCCATCCATATCATGCGCGAGAAAGGGGAAAGCCCCGAAGCCATGATCCGGCGAGTCCGCGAGTCCGGATATACAGCGGTAAAAGGCGCCCGTCATCCGGGCGGCAATGTGGGAGAACCCTGGAATTCCATGACCCAGGCAGAACGCGGGGAAGTCGTAAAAGCCTGCCGAAAGTACGATATGATTATTTACGAGGTTGGCGGCTATACGAATCTGATTACTCCCAATACAGCGAAACGTAATGAAAACCTTGCCCGACTCGCGCACTGCCTCGAAGTTGCCGAGAGCGTGAGCTGCCCCATGGTGGGAACGGTCGCCGGAACCCGCGATCCGAAAACCCTCATCAACGTTCACCCGGAAAACTGGACCGCCGCCACCTGGAAGCTTCTCATCCAGAGCCTGAAACAGGTGCTGAAGGATACCTCCGGCATGAAAGCGGTGATCGGTATGGAAGCCCAGGTTACCACCATCATCGACAGCCCGCGCGCTCACCGCCGGCTCATGGACGACCTTGGCGATCCACGGTTGAAAGTCAATCTCGATCCGGTCAACATGATTTCGCTGCCGCAGTATTACCACACCACGGAGCTTATCAACGAGTGTTTCGACCTCCTCGGAGAGGACATCGTGGCCTGCCATGCCAAGGACACCCAGGTGATCCCCGATCAGCAGACCCTGCATATTCAGGAAGTCTGTCCGGGAAGAGGGGTTTATGATTTTCGAACCTACCTCCTGCGAATGAGCCGGTTGAAATCACCGCGCGCGCTGGAACCCGAACACATCCCCGAGGAGGAATACCCTGAAGCGAAAGCCTACCTGGAGAAAACAGCGGCCGAGGCAGGGGTAAAGATGTATGGAGGGTAA